One region of Bombus affinis isolate iyBomAffi1 chromosome 5, iyBomAffi1.2, whole genome shotgun sequence genomic DNA includes:
- the LOC126916906 gene encoding protein crumbs isoform X3: MRARYVVAVLTSLLVVTDEAPQDSRHKNYDERPREAYFNGSAFLKLSSFVSVHRHSGLSFRTCEGGRLFMQKYNEDSISLEVTPDGLLFAAIIDQQRYKARLNARLLNNVWHNVNIFFRLGNLTLNAAGHTQVIANATYNAAILTLPDYDMNGSLIVGEAFRGCILQGPGILFNDSINNGAIFGPCPAENKGCGTSGLNGGIGSSAIATMDFCHHEPCMMHGKCVSRQDRYECHCYARYSGNNCQIDNGPPCMSSPCRNGGTCNEDSKGDFSCTCKPGFTGIYCESQLGVRLCEQSPCRNEGVCIALTESEYKCECLPGWTGKNCETNFNECSPNPCRHGGVCIDGINNYTCICDRTGYEGGNCEIDIDECLANPCLNNGVCYDNYGGYICHCPNGFEGQNCELNLNECLSNPCMHDADCVDDVGSYHCNCPSGYAGRHCELKSLCENAACPPNSICVEDAHGPQCVCNPGFMGNPPNCTINYCASNPCSNGGACTSNKDGFNCTCPPEWKGKNCQINVDECLSQPCQNGGTCIDRINGYICNCTKDFMDENCEREYNACASNPCQNNGNCTLIPRSRREFVCECPRGFEGKICDVNVDDCVDVLCPDGKVCVDGIAGYECKCREGYRDPNCTLIVDHCATKPCNSGTCIDRGEQGFECKCRDGFKGKFCEEDVNECEVEGSSLCNNGICVNTNGSYNCFCRPGFSGDHCDIDIDECLCGPCKNNATCIDGINTFECQCPAGYSGKTCDVDVNECESNPCLNGATCVDEIASYMCICSPGFRGLNCEINIDDCEPLPCLNHGQCIDGINNYTCDCADTGFEGVHCEKNIDDCRSGPCVNGAHCIDDVKNYKCQCYAGYTGKNCEVDINECESSPCQYNGTCLERSNMELYKSDALTLPSIFNQEFSYANASGYECLCVQGVTGKNCEVNINECDSNPCQAGTCVDRIGGYTCECDEGYEGDHCQHDIDECKRYSPCEHGVCTDGRADYTCTCEPEYGGKNCSVELIGCQGNACQNGGTCWPYLVDETIHKFNCTCPNGYHGEICDYVTTMSLNGSSYVLVNTTRDEGYDIQFRFRTTLPNGLLAIGKGLTFYILELVNGKLNLHSSLLNKWEGVFIGSELNSSTWQKVFVAINATHLVLSANEEQTIYPISLNEGSNSNHTSFPMTYVGGTTNYLRRLTHGPYFFVGCTEDVVINGEWVYSGTSSKTVYMEDVEPGCPREAQCSPNRCKNGGHCTDRWRDFSCKCERPYLGHTCQYNMTAATFGYENITNGYVTVKVSDMARRAVRSIVDISMFIRTRQDRGDIFYLGTEPNPQTDLKPQEKTYIAAQLEGGELLVRIQFNGSEAYTVGGVKLNDGNNHLIQVIRNVTLVQVKINGTEYFRKTISASGQLNVTVLYLGGMPQASRYIRQVDNRQIEVPQVPQVNFKGIIQDVQISNGIETMVVEFFPLKANDIPTPIQFGNVTFDNDKILKGVISDNVCVSSPCDHNGTCHVTWNDFWCQCPRGYTGKTCQEMEFCQLQDCPSGSKCQNLDDGYECIANATFNGVTTSFTYVYNQVEEKNVTDSTIDTIQITYRSNTGGTLMHIAPRIGDQHFTVSVYKDKVTVSWRLNLQNQGILTFGKAEPDGNWTSIVLRLSNNSMECGYANSNDEYASQVSPNFSFPLWYDLLITGTVTLGGLGSVLSNKHSYITIGPGKQILENKSGINENSIDFTERILTTASPPYNVMSGEAFKGCLGEVRIGSMLLHYFTYEEVYQNANFTPLEYLALQENNSTYHDSIGCQLCFDSDCKNDGYCFDKANSYICECPAGYAKDDCSLNIDECIDNKCTNGATCIDGIANYTCVCNSGWQGWLCDSDINECVTLSPCQHDGVCINLPGYFRCECPDQFTGERCENFRLITCENQPCKNGGSCADIVNPQTNDNFTCTCTTGYEGSICDTPYCIGRKCQNGGRCDYLHQTPRCTCLPGYSGLYCEINIDDCAPDAEGNVPCKNDGKCYDGVDSFVCDCNDTGYIGQDCSFDIDECVLSTTDCGQGRCENLPGTYQCICDPGYCGYNCGMMDPCRADYCQNGGTCKCGDDGGYKCQCTPDYTGQNCTETENFLGSQALDIAVIVGPIVGCLFIIAAGSLVALFMMARKKRATRGTYSPSAQEFSNPRVEMDNVMKPPPEERLI, translated from the exons TACTTACGAGCTTATTAGTAGTCACCGACGAAGCGCCGCAAGATTCCAGACACAAAAACTACGATGAACGTCCCAGGGAAGCCTATTTCAATGGGTCGGCGTTCCTCAAATTGAGCTCGTTCGTGTCCGTGCATAGGCATAGCGGTTTGAGTTTTCGAACATGCGAAGGAGGTCGACTTTTCATGCAGAAATACAACGAGGATTCGATTAGTCTGGAAGTGACCCCGGATGGACTTCTGTTCGCGGCCATCATCGATCAACAACGATACAAAGCGAGACTAAACGCCAGATTACTGAATAATGTTTGGCACAACGTCAATATCTTCTTTAGGCTCGGAAATCTCACTTTAAACGCAGCAGGACACACACAG GTAATTGCCAATGCAACGTACAATGCTGCGATCCTTACGCTGCCCGATTACGATATGAATGGCTCCCTTATCGTGGGAGAAGCGTTCAGAGGATGTATCCTCCAAGGTCCTGGTATACTTTTTAACGATTCCATCAATAACGGAGCTATCTTTGGCCCCTGTCCTGCGGAAAACAAAGGAT GTGGTACGAGCGGACTTAACGGTGGTATAGGATCAAGTGCAATCGCCACCATGGATTTCTGCCATCACGAGCCATGCATGATGCATGGTAAATGCGTGTCACGGCAGGATCGTTACGAGTGTCACTGTTACGCCCGATATTCCGGCAACAACTGTCAAATTGACAACG GTCCGCCATGTATGAGCAGTCCTTGCCGCAACGGTGGCACATGCAACGAAGACTCGAAAGGAGACTTTAGCTGTACCTGCAAGCCAGGCTTTACCGGAATTTACTGCGAATCGCAACTCGGTGTACGACTTTGCGAACAAAGTCCATGCAGAAACGAAGGTGTTTGTATAGCGCTCACCGAAAGCGAATATAAGTGCGAGTGCCTGCCTGGTTGGACGGGGAAAAATTGCGAAACCAATTTTAACGAATGCTCACCGAATCCTTGCAGACACGGTGGAGTTTGCATCGATGGTATCAACAATTATACCTGCATATGCGATAGAACAGG ATACGAAGGTGGTAATTGCGAAATTGACATCGACGAATGCTTGGCGAATCCCTGCTTGAATAACGGCGTGTGCTATGATAATTACGGTGGCTACATCTGTCACTGTCCGAACGGTTTCGAGGGTCAAAATTGTGAATTGAACTTAAACGAGTGCTTGTCGAATCCTTGCATGCACGACGCCGATTGCGTGGACGACGTTGGCTCCTATCATTGTAATTGTCCGTCCGGATACGCCGGTCGACACTGCGAGCTTAAGAGTTTGTGCGAGAACGCGGCATGCCCGCCGAATAGCATCTGTGTAGAAGACGCACATGGGCCGCAATGCGTCTGTAATCCTGGATTCATGGGCAATCCTCCGAATTGCACCATCAATTATTGTGCCAGTAATCCATGTAGTAATGGCGGAGCATGCACAAGTAACAAAGACGGATTCAACTGTACTTGTCCGCCGGAATGGAAAG GTAAAAATTGTCAGATCAATGTGGACGAGTGCTTATCACAACCTTGTCAAAACGGCGGTACTTGTATCGATCGAATCAATGGATACATATGCAACTGTACGAAAGACTTCATGGATGAAAATTGCGAACGCGAGTACAATGCGTGCGCGTCAAATCCTTGCCAGAATAATGGGAATTGCACGCTGATACCAAGGTCTCGACGAGAATTCGTTTGCGAGTGCCCTCGCGGCTTTGAAGGCAAGATTTGTGACGTGAATGTGGACGACTGCGTCGATGTGCTATGCCCTGATGGGAAAGTTTGCGTTGATGGTATCGCTGGTTACGAGTGTAAATGTCGCGAGGGTTACAGAGATCCCAATTGTACCCTTATCGTTGACCATTGCGCGACGAAACCTTGTAACAGCGGCACGTGTATCGATCGCGGAGAACAAGGTTTTGAATGCAAATGCAGAGACGGTTTCAAAG GAAAATTTTGCGAGGAGGATGTGAACGAATGCGAGGTAGAAGGTAGCTCATTATGTAACAACGGTATTTGCGTAAATACAAATGGCAGTTATAATTGCTTCTGCAGACCGGGATTTTCCGGAGATCACTGCGACATCGACATTGACGAATGCTTATGCGGTCCGTGTAAAAATAACGCTACGTGTATCGATGGTATTAACACGTTCGAGTGTCAGTGTCCAGCTGGTTATTCCGGGAAAACATGCGACGTGGATGTGAACGAATGCGAAAGCAATCCTTGTTTAAACGGCGCAACCTGCGTCGATGAGATCGCTAGTTACATGTGTATTTGTTCACCTGGTTTCCGTGGATTAAACTGTGAGATAAATATCGACGATTGCGAACCATTGCCCTGTTTAAATCATGGCCAATGTATAGACGGTATAAACAATTACACCTGTGACTGTGCCGACACCGGTTTCGAGGGTGTACATTGTGAGAAAAATATCGACGACTGCCGATCAGGACCCTGTGTGAACGGTGCTCACTGCATAGACGATGTCAAGAATTACAAATGCCAGTGTTATGCCGGCTATACTGGCAAAAATTGCGAAGTCGATATAAACGAATGCGAGAGTTCACCTTGTCAGTATAATGGTACTTGCTTGGAGAGATCTAACATGGAATTGTACAAAAGTGACGCGTTGACGTTACCTTCGATATTCAACCAAGAGTTCAGCTATGCGAATGCGAGCGG ATACGAATGTCTTTGCGTACAAGGTGTTACGGGAAAAAACTGCGAAGTAAATATTAACGAGTGCGATAGTAATCCATGCCAAGCTGGAACCTGTGTAGACCGTATTGGTGGTTATACTTGCGAATGTGACGAGGGATATGAAGGCGATCATTGTCAACACGATATCGACGAGTGTAAAAGATATTCACCCTGCGAGCACGGCGTGTGTACCGATGGAAGAGCTGATTATACCTGCACTTGTGAGCCAGAATACGGTGGTAAAAATTGTTCGGTAGAGCTGATCGGTTGTCAAGGAAATGCTTGTCAAAACGGTGGAACTTGTTGGCCATACCTCGTCGATGAAACGATACATAAATTCAACTGTACCTGCCCGAATGGATATCACGGTGAAATTTGCGATTAC GTAACGACAATGTCTTTGAACGGCAGCTCGTACGTTTTAGTAAATACCACTCGAGACGAAGGATACGACATACAATTCCGCTTTCGGACGACTTTACCAAATGGATTACTGGCCATTGGAAAAGGCTTGACATTTTATATCCTTGAACTCGTTAATGGCAAACTAAATTTGCACTCGAGCCTTCTGAACAAATGGGAGGGCGTATTTATCGGCAGTGAATTAAACTCATCCACTTGGCAAAAAGTGTTCGTAGCGATCAACGCTACGCATCTAGTACTCTCGGCTAACGAGGAACAAACGATCTATCCCATTAGCCTAAACGAAGGTTCCAATTCAAATCATACATCTTTCCCGATGACTTATGTCGGCGGTACAACCAATTATCTGCGGCGGTTAACCCATGGCCCATATTTCTTCGTGGGTTGCACCGAGGATGTAGTCATTAACGGAGAGTGG GTGTACTCTGGTACCTCATCAAAAACCGTATATATGGAAGATGTTGAGCCAGGATGTCCCCGCGAAGCCCAATGTTCACCAAATCGTTGTAAAAACGGTGGCCACTGCACGGACAGGTGGCGTGACTTTTCCTGTAAATGTGAGAGACCGTATCTTGGTCATACCTGTCAATACAACATGACAGCAGCGACGTTCGGATATGAGAATATAACAAACGGATACGTAACCGTAAAAGTGTCAGATATGGCTAGGCGAGCAGTTAGATCGATCGTCGATATTTCCATGTTCATTCGCACTAGACAAGATAGGGGTGATATATTTTATCTAGGAACAGAACCGAATCCACAAACGGATCTTAAACCTCAGGAGAAAACTTATATAGCAGCTCAATTAGAAGGAGGCGAATTACTCGTTAGGATTCAGTTTAACGGTTCAGAGGCATACACCGTTGGCGGCGTAAAATTAAACGATGGAAACAATCATCTAATACAAGTAATTAGAAACGTAACATTGGTGCAAGTGAAGATCAACGGTACCGAATATTTCCGGAAAACTATCAGCGCGTCCGGTCAATTGAACGTAACTGTGCTATACTTGGGTGGCATGCCACAAGCATCCAGATACATACGGCAAGTTGACAATCGCCAGATAGAAGTACCGCAAGTACCGCAAGTTAACTTCAAGGGAATTATTCAAGATGTTCAAATATCGAATGGCATTGAGACTATGGTCGTCGAATTCTTTCCTCTAAAG gcAAACGATATTCCCACTCCAATACAATTTGGTAACGTGACTTTCGATAACGACAAAATTCTTAAGGGTGTGATATCCGACAACGTATGCGTGAGTAGTCCATGCGATCACAATGGAACTTGTCACGTTACGTGGAACGACTTTTGGTGCCAATGCCCACGAGGATATACCGGAAAAACTTGCCAGGAAATGGAATTCTGTCAACTGCAGGATTGTCCTTCCGGATCGAAATGTCAAAATCTAGACGATGGTTATGAGTGCATCGCTAATGCTACTTTTAACGGTGTCACGACTTCTTTCACCTACGTTTATAATCAGGTTGAAGAGAAAAATGTGACCGACTCGACGATCGATACCATTCAGATTACGTATCGATCGAATACCGGTGGCACGTTAATGCATATTGCGCCTCGTATAGGCGATCAGCATTTTACCGTTTCCGTTTACAAGGACAAGGTCACGGTATCTTGGCGCTTGAACTTGCAAAATCAAGGAATACTAACGTTTGGTAAAGCCGAACCTGATGGTAATTGGACGTCTATCGTATTGAGATTGAGCAATAATTCCATGGAATGTGGATATGCAAATTCTAACGACGAGTATGCATCGCAAGTTAGCCCGAACTTTAGTTTTCCTTTGtggtatgatttattaattACCGGAACGGTCACTCTTGGTGGACTCGGCTCTGTTTTATCGAATAAACATAGTTACATAACGATCGGCCCTGGAAAACAGATCCTAGAAAATAAAAGCGGTATTAATGAAAATTCGATAGATTTTACTGAACGTATATTGACCACCGCTTCTCCGCCTTACAATGTAATGTCAG GAGAAGCTTTTAAAGGATGCTTGGGTGAAGTAAGAATTGGTAGTATGCTTCTACATTACTTCACGTACGAAGAAGTATATCAAAACGCCAATTTTACACCCTTAGAGTACTTAGCATTACAAGAAAATAATTCAACGTATCATGACAGTATTGGCTGTCAACTTTGCTTCGACTCCGATTGCAAAAATGACGGCTACTGTTTTGATAAAGCAAACAGTTACATTTGCGAATGCCCCGCTGGGTACGCGAAAGACGATTGCTCCCTTAACATCGACGAATGCATTGATAATAAATGTACGAATGGAGCAACGTGCATCGATGGAATCGCTAattatacgtgtgtgtgtaatAGCGGCTGGCAGGGATGGTT ATGCGACAGTGACATAAACGAGTGCGTAACCCTTAGCCCTTGCCAGCACGATGGTGTATGTATAAATCTTCCTGGGTATTTCCGTTGCGAATGTCCAGATCAATTTACTGGCGAGCGATGTGAAAACTTTCGCCTAATTACTTGTGAAAATCAACCTTGCAAAAACGGTGGTAGTTGCGCGGATATTGTAAATCCACAAACTAACGACAATTTCACTTGTACTTGTACGACCGGTTACGAAGGTTCAATCTGTGATACTCCCTACTGCATTGGACGAAAGTGCCAAAACGGCGGTAGATGCGATTACTTGCATCAG ACACCTCGGTGTACTTGTCTACCCGGCTATTCTGGACTgtattgcgagattaatatagATGACTGCGCGCCAGATGCAGAAGGAAATGTACCGTGCAAAAACGATGGAAAATGCTACGACGGTGTAGATAGTTTCGTGTGTGATTGTAACGACACCGGGTATATAGGACAGGATTGTTCGTTCGATATAGATGAATGTGTACTGTCAACGACCGATTGTGGTCAGGGACGGTGCGAAAATTTACCAGGAACTTACCAATGCATTTGCGATCCAGGTTATTGCGGATACAATTGCGGAATGATGGATCCTTGTAGAGCG GATTATTGTCAAAATGGAGGTACGTGCAAATGTGGAGATGACGGTGGTTACAAGTGTCAATGCACACCGGACTATACCGGACAAAACTGTACAGAG ACGGAAAACTTTTTGGGTAGTCAAGCGCTCGATATAGCTGTAATCGTTGGTCCTATCGTCGGATGCCTGTTCATTATTGCAGCAGGTTCTTTAGTTGCATTATTCATGATGGCTAGAAAGAAACGTGCTACTCGAGGAACATACAGTCCAAGCGCTCAAGAATTCAGTAATCCGCGTGTAGAAATGGACAATGTGATGAAGCCACCACCGGAAGAGAGATTAATCTAA